A window of the Leishmania mexicana MHOM/GT/2001/U1103 complete genome, chromosome 1 genome harbors these coding sequences:
- a CDS encoding putative thioredoxin, whose protein sequence is MPFTEVYGVEQFRDIANDPTLTVVCFSAVWCGPCKSIEKDLDRLTYEFSNVRFAKVDADNNTEIVSKCRVMQLPTFMLVRAGQMLGYVIGADLAQLKARIREEANKL, encoded by the coding sequence atgcccTTCACGGAGGTGTATGGTGTGGAGCAGTTCCGTGACATCGCGAACGATCCTACGCTCACCGTCGTGTGCTTCAGCGCGGTGTGGTGCGGTCCATGCAAGTCCATCGAGAAGGATCTGGACAGGCTCACCTACGAGTTTTCGAACGTTCGTTTTGCGAAGGTGGACGCCGACAACAACACGGAAATCGTCTCTAAGTGCCGCGTGATGCAGCTGCCAACGTTCATGCTGGTGAGGGCGGGGCAGATGCTCGGCTACGTTATCGGGGCAGACTTAGCGCAGCTGAAGGCAAGGATACGAGAAGAGGCGAACAAGTTGTGA